From Buchnera aphidicola (Nurudea shiraii), the proteins below share one genomic window:
- the ilvD gene encoding dihydroxy-acid dehydratase, with the protein MPRYRSSTTTQGRNMAGARSLWKATGMTDLDFKKPIIAVVNSFTEFVPGHIHLRELGKLVSNVIQSEGGVAKEFNTIAIDDGIAMGHSGMLYSLPSRELIADSVEYMINAHCVDAMICISNCDKITPGMLMAALRLNIPCVFVSGGPMESGKISIEEKIKKINLVDAIVYSANSEYSETIIHDIENSACPTCGSCSGLFTANSMNCLTEALGLSLPGNGTLLATHLDRKNLFIQSGKLIVKITQDYYKNNNINILPRNIASREAFLNAMSLDISMGGSTNTILHLLAIAQEGAINFKMLDIDILSKTIPNLCKIAPNSSEYYMEDFHRAGGVMGLLSELNRIHLLNKNTYNILGLDLESMLNEYDILQTKNKEVRKMFRAGPLGKRTIQPFSQKHRWKKLDTDREHGCIRSYKFAFSTDGGLAVLYGNLAKNGCVVKTAGVDKNNLIFRGQAIVFESQEDSVKAILSGKVKKGHVIVIRYEGPKGGPGMQEMLYPTTYLKSMGLDKHCALVTDGRFSGGTSGLSIGHVSPEAANLGIIALVKNNDFININIPDRIIHLDVSSYELSKRINNEQKRGRNSYTPTCRKRVVSSSLKIYAFFATSADQGAIRKI; encoded by the coding sequence ATGCCACGATATCGTTCTTCAACGACTACTCAGGGACGAAATATGGCAGGAGCAAGATCATTGTGGAAAGCTACAGGAATGACAGATTTAGATTTTAAAAAACCAATTATTGCTGTTGTTAATTCTTTCACCGAATTTGTACCTGGTCATATTCATTTACGAGAATTAGGGAAATTGGTATCTAACGTAATTCAATCGGAAGGTGGTGTAGCTAAAGAATTTAATACTATTGCTATAGATGATGGAATTGCTATGGGACATTCTGGAATGTTATATTCTCTTCCATCTCGTGAATTAATAGCAGATTCTGTAGAATACATGATTAATGCGCACTGTGTAGATGCTATGATTTGTATTTCTAATTGTGATAAAATCACACCAGGTATGTTAATGGCAGCTTTACGTTTAAATATTCCATGTGTATTTGTTTCTGGTGGACCTATGGAATCAGGAAAGATTTCTATAGAAGAAAAAATAAAAAAGATAAATTTAGTTGATGCAATTGTATATAGTGCTAATTCTGAATATTCTGAAACTATAATACATGATATTGAAAATTCTGCTTGTCCTACTTGTGGTTCTTGTTCTGGTTTATTTACTGCTAATTCTATGAATTGTCTTACTGAAGCATTAGGATTATCATTACCTGGAAATGGAACATTGTTAGCTACTCATTTAGATAGAAAAAATTTATTTATTCAATCTGGAAAGTTAATAGTTAAAATTACTCAAGATTATTATAAAAATAATAATATAAATATATTACCTCGGAATATTGCTTCGAGAGAAGCTTTTTTAAATGCTATGTCTCTAGATATTTCTATGGGAGGATCAACAAATACTATTTTACATTTATTGGCAATTGCTCAAGAAGGTGCGATTAACTTTAAGATGTTAGATATTGATATTTTATCTAAAACAATACCAAATTTGTGTAAGATAGCCCCTAATAGTTCTGAATATTATATGGAAGATTTTCATCGTGCGGGAGGGGTAATGGGTTTACTCTCAGAATTAAATCGCATTCATTTACTAAATAAAAATACATATAATATTCTTGGATTAGATTTAGAATCTATGTTAAATGAGTATGATATTTTACAAACAAAAAATAAAGAAGTTCGTAAAATGTTTCGTGCAGGACCATTAGGAAAGAGAACAATACAACCTTTTAGCCAAAAACATAGATGGAAAAAATTAGATACAGATCGTGAACATGGATGTATTAGATCTTATAAATTCGCATTTAGTACTGATGGTGGTTTAGCTGTATTATATGGAAACCTTGCTAAAAATGGTTGTGTTGTTAAAACTGCTGGAGTTGACAAAAATAATTTAATATTTAGAGGACAAGCAATAGTTTTCGAAAGTCAAGAAGATTCGGTAAAAGCAATTCTAAGTGGAAAAGTCAAAAAAGGTCATGTTATTGTAATTCGATATGAAGGACCTAAAGGAGGTCCTGGAATGCAAGAAATGTTGTATCCTACTACTTATTTAAAATCAATGGGATTAGATAAACATTGTGCTTTAGTAACTGATGGTCGGTTTTCTGGTGGTACTTCTGGTTTATCTATTGGACATGTTTCTCCTGAAGCAGCTAATTTAGGTATTATTGCTTTAGTTAAAAATAATGATTTTATAAATATAAATATTCCTGATCGCATTATACATTTAGATGTTAGTTCATATGAATTGTCAAAAAGAATTAATAATGAACAAAAAAGAGGAAGAAATTCATATACTCCTACATGTAGAAAACGTGTTGTATCCTCTTCTTTAAAAATATATGCATTTTTTGCTACTAGTGCTGATCAGGGTGCTATTAGAAAAATATAA
- the iscU gene encoding Fe-S cluster assembly scaffold IscU → MAYSKKVLDHYENPRNVGSFSNLDSNIGSGLVGAPACGDVMKLQIKVDDDEIIKDACFKTYGCGSAIASSSLITEWIIGKSLSEAEKIKNVSIAEELDLPPVKIHCSILAEDAVKAAISDYRNKNKDK, encoded by the coding sequence ATGGCTTATAGTAAAAAAGTATTAGATCATTATGAAAATCCGAGAAACGTAGGTTCATTTTCAAATTTAGATTCTAACATCGGAAGTGGTTTAGTAGGTGCTCCAGCATGTGGAGATGTAATGAAATTGCAAATAAAAGTAGACGATGATGAAATCATCAAAGATGCATGTTTTAAAACTTATGGATGTGGATCAGCTATAGCTTCTAGCTCTTTAATTACAGAATGGATTATAGGAAAATCCTTATCAGAAGCTGAAAAAATTAAAAACGTTAGCATAGCAGAAGAATTAGATTTACCTCCAGTAAAAATACATTGTTCCATTTTAGCTGAAGATGCTGTTAAAGCAGCTATTTCAGATTACAGAAACAAAAATAAGGATAAATAA
- a CDS encoding IscS subfamily cysteine desulfurase codes for MKIPIYLDYAATTPVNKKVMEKMTKFLTLEGTFGNPASRSHQFGWKAEEAVDIARNQISELINADSREIIFTSGATESNNLAIKGVSDFYKRKGNHIITSKTEHKAVLDTCKYLENKGFRVTYLNPLKNGIIDLKDIIKNICKETILVSIMHVNNETGIIQDIKNISKICNKYGILFHVDAAQSIGKLHIDLKKTKIDLMSFSAHKIYGPKGIGALYVRRKPRVRLSSQIHGGGHERGMRSGTLPVHQIVGMGEAYRLAKKNINTDYVYITNLRNRLWDGLKKIEEIHLNSNFKFGIPHILNISFNYVEGESLIMALKEIAISSGSACTSESLEPSYVLRALGLKDELAHSSIRFSIGRYTTISEINYTIELVHKAIDRLRNLSPLWEMFKSGINLDTVNWTYD; via the coding sequence ATGAAAATTCCTATTTATTTAGATTATGCTGCAACCACACCTGTCAATAAAAAAGTAATGGAAAAAATGACAAAATTTTTAACATTAGAAGGCACGTTTGGAAATCCTGCTTCTCGTTCACATCAATTTGGATGGAAAGCAGAAGAAGCAGTTGATATTGCAAGAAATCAAATTTCTGAGTTAATCAACGCTGATTCTCGAGAAATAATCTTTACATCAGGTGCTACTGAATCTAATAATTTAGCAATTAAAGGAGTTTCTGATTTTTACAAAAGAAAAGGAAATCATATAATTACAAGTAAAACAGAACACAAAGCTGTTTTGGATACTTGTAAATATTTAGAAAATAAAGGTTTTCGGGTAACATATCTTAATCCATTAAAAAATGGAATAATTGATTTAAAAGATATTATAAAAAATATTTGCAAAGAAACAATACTTGTTTCTATCATGCATGTAAATAATGAAACTGGAATAATACAAGATATAAAAAATATTTCTAAAATCTGTAATAAATACGGAATTTTATTTCATGTTGATGCTGCACAAAGTATAGGAAAATTACATATTGATTTAAAAAAAACAAAAATAGATTTAATGTCATTTTCCGCACATAAAATATATGGACCTAAAGGGATTGGAGCTCTATACGTTCGACGAAAACCTCGCGTTAGATTATCTTCACAAATACATGGAGGAGGGCATGAAAGAGGTATGAGATCAGGTACTTTACCAGTACATCAAATTGTAGGGATGGGTGAAGCATATCGTCTTGCTAAAAAAAATATTAATACCGACTATGTATATATAACTAATCTTCGTAATCGTTTGTGGGATGGTCTTAAAAAAATTGAAGAAATACATTTAAATAGTAACTTTAAATTTGGAATACCTCACATCTTAAATATAAGTTTTAATTACGTAGAAGGTGAATCTTTGATTATGGCGTTAAAAGAGATAGCTATATCATCAGGTTCAGCATGTACTTCAGAAAGTTTAGAACCATCATATGTACTTCGAGCTTTAGGTTTAAAAGATGAATTAGCTCATAGCTCTATTCGCTTTTCAATAGGTCGTTATACTACTATTTCAGAAATAAATTATACTATTGAATTAGTACATAAAGCGATCGATCGACTAAGAAATTTATCACCTCTTTGGGAAATGTTTAAATCTGGAATAAATTTAGATACTGTAAATTGGACTTATGATTAA